Proteins co-encoded in one Leptospira inadai serovar Lyme str. 10 genomic window:
- a CDS encoding M14 family metallopeptidase translates to MDLLSYYLETYEACQRAFLSYRRGLKRAFPRFKHEVLEIPKGGGNIDSYLIGSKKNPPKKIVIMSSGIHGVEGYAGSSFQRRWIEEFLLNENPSYSPPKNTDFLILHGINVDGFKKMRRVNERNVDLNRNFALKREKLHKKAKNKGYRKIQSFLNPAKKFTYITWEYLIFVIRFAGIVARFGAKYVLDAAVNGQYEFPDGIYYGGRKPEPVVRRLRKFFRKTLKNYEQILILDYHTGYGARNTLSLMQNAPAGSREDKNLRKVFGDFGLLLSEAEDDFYTTSGDFTDFFGKLFGKDKELFPITVEMGTFGNLNLLGGLKGSFLMISENRIRLHGSKSDRSAEKIRNEFREMFYPTREDWRLAAMDQVFGVIPEAIRRFSKI, encoded by the coding sequence GTGGATTTACTTTCATACTATTTGGAAACTTACGAAGCCTGCCAAAGGGCATTTCTTTCCTATCGCCGGGGTTTAAAAAGGGCCTTTCCGCGTTTTAAGCACGAAGTGCTGGAGATCCCCAAGGGAGGAGGGAATATCGACTCCTATTTGATCGGATCCAAAAAGAATCCTCCCAAGAAAATCGTGATTATGAGTTCCGGCATTCACGGAGTGGAAGGATACGCGGGTTCTTCCTTTCAGAGAAGATGGATCGAAGAATTCCTTTTGAACGAAAACCCGTCCTATTCTCCGCCCAAGAACACCGATTTCCTGATACTGCACGGAATCAACGTGGACGGCTTCAAAAAGATGCGCCGGGTCAACGAAAGAAATGTGGACTTGAATAGGAATTTTGCCCTGAAACGCGAAAAGTTGCATAAAAAGGCCAAGAATAAAGGATACAGAAAGATTCAATCCTTCTTGAATCCGGCGAAAAAATTCACCTATATCACTTGGGAATATCTTATTTTTGTAATTCGTTTTGCAGGGATCGTTGCGCGATTCGGAGCGAAATACGTACTCGACGCGGCGGTGAACGGCCAGTACGAGTTTCCGGACGGAATCTATTACGGCGGCAGAAAACCGGAACCTGTCGTAAGGCGCTTACGAAAGTTTTTCCGAAAGACCCTAAAGAATTACGAGCAGATCCTGATCCTAGATTATCATACGGGTTACGGGGCTCGCAATACTTTAAGTCTCATGCAGAATGCTCCCGCCGGTTCGAGAGAGGACAAGAATCTGCGGAAAGTTTTCGGCGATTTCGGGCTTTTGCTAAGCGAAGCGGAGGACGATTTTTATACGACTTCGGGCGATTTTACGGATTTTTTCGGTAAGCTATTCGGAAAGGATAAGGAACTATTTCCGATCACGGTCGAAATGGGTACTTTCGGAAATTTGAATCTGCTCGGAGGCCTCAAGGGAAGTTTTTTGATGATCAGCGAAAATAGAATTCGTTTACACGGATCAAAATCGGATCGCTCGGCGGAAAAAATCCGAAACGAATTTCGCGAGATGTTTTATCCGACCCGGGAAGATTGGAGGTTGGCGGCGATGGACCAGGTCTTCGGCGTTATTCCCGAGGCGATCCGCAGATTTTCCAAGATTTAA
- a CDS encoding LIC10816 family protein, protein MDAVTIFALALLAVPVFARFARVSKDAMNRYHLIGLGGLFLILGEATKITAVKVTPIATVLPMIDIATAILAYAGVLFGVVWLSLYYVKHPNEI, encoded by the coding sequence ATGGATGCAGTCACCATTTTCGCTTTAGCGCTTTTGGCTGTTCCTGTGTTTGCCCGGTTCGCCCGAGTATCAAAGGACGCGATGAATCGCTATCACCTAATCGGATTGGGAGGTCTATTCCTGATCTTAGGCGAGGCTACGAAGATTACGGCAGTTAAAGTTACACCGATAGCTACCGTTCTTCCGATGATAGACATCGCAACCGCGATCCTAGCCTACGCGGGGGTACTATTCGGGGTGGTATGGCTATCGCTTTACTACGTCAAACACCCGAACGAAATTTAG
- a CDS encoding DsbA family protein, whose amino-acid sequence MELHRPSGKHSLIYVADPLCAWSYGFGPSILKLKSKYEDKIDFSLVMGGLKYGPGVESFTPEVTDRLRYQWKEVERVSGRKFHYEILNRRDLRFDSEPACRAVIAAQRVAPALAFEYLEALSFGFHAAGKDPTDLNTFLSIASDLSIHESDFEELYRREETSLETENDFNYGFLLGVTGFPTLVFSDGLERGILAKGFLPYEEIDSIFSDYFRSIGQS is encoded by the coding sequence GTGGAACTCCACCGACCTTCCGGCAAGCATTCCCTAATTTACGTTGCAGATCCGCTTTGTGCGTGGTCGTACGGATTCGGTCCGTCCATTCTTAAGCTCAAAAGTAAGTACGAGGACAAAATCGATTTTTCTTTAGTCATGGGCGGATTGAAATACGGCCCGGGTGTCGAATCGTTTACCCCCGAAGTGACGGACCGGCTTCGGTATCAATGGAAAGAAGTAGAAAGAGTCTCCGGACGTAAATTTCATTACGAAATTCTAAACCGAAGGGACTTAAGATTCGATTCGGAACCGGCATGCCGTGCAGTGATTGCGGCGCAGCGAGTAGCTCCAGCTCTTGCCTTCGAGTATTTGGAAGCGCTTTCTTTCGGTTTCCACGCTGCCGGAAAGGATCCTACCGATTTGAATACGTTCCTTTCCATCGCCTCCGACTTATCCATCCATGAATCCGATTTCGAAGAGCTCTATCGAAGGGAAGAAACGTCTCTGGAAACCGAAAACGATTTTAATTATGGATTTCTTTTGGGTGTAACAGGATTTCCGACTCTTGTTTTCTCGGACGGTTTGGAGAGGGGAATACTCGCGAAAGGCTTTTTGCCTTACGAAGAAATCGATTCGATTTTCTCCGACTACTTTCGCTCTATCGGACAATCTTAA
- a CDS encoding zinc-dependent alcohol dehydrogenase, whose translation MQQLQFVKRRTLEWSEVPEPKITGKNQALVKPLAVSRCDLDLPILRGQTLFRPPFPVGHEFVGEIVRTSPEIDDLFPVGTKVAVPFQISCGHCHYCEIGQSKSCSSVSHTSAYGMGKGGKEFGGALSDLVGVPYAKEMLVPFSSKTDPAAIASINDNLVEAWKLAGLFLNHNKNLRILVLGGLASSIGLYTAALAKHMGAAEIVYLDTEKKRLDLAASFGVKVEQVSKFPKSFGKFDIVADASGSPEGWDCGLRSLDVDGIFGSASIFWTNTLPIPYLDLYNNGASIRIGRVRSREWMPEILRLVEEEGFDPSKVTTKKASWKDAGEAFLEEETKLIVVR comes from the coding sequence ATGCAACAGCTACAATTTGTCAAGAGACGGACCCTCGAATGGTCGGAAGTTCCCGAGCCGAAAATTACGGGTAAAAATCAGGCCTTGGTTAAACCGCTAGCGGTTTCTCGTTGTGACCTGGATTTGCCGATCCTAAGAGGACAGACATTATTTCGTCCTCCGTTTCCGGTCGGGCACGAGTTTGTGGGCGAGATCGTTCGGACAAGTCCTGAAATAGACGATTTATTTCCGGTCGGAACCAAGGTGGCGGTTCCGTTCCAGATCTCCTGCGGCCACTGTCATTATTGCGAAATCGGACAGTCGAAAAGTTGCTCCAGTGTGTCGCACACGAGCGCGTACGGTATGGGAAAGGGAGGTAAGGAATTCGGAGGAGCCTTATCGGATCTGGTAGGAGTTCCCTACGCGAAGGAGATGCTCGTACCTTTTTCATCCAAGACGGATCCTGCAGCGATTGCAAGCATCAACGATAATCTGGTGGAAGCCTGGAAATTGGCGGGGTTATTCCTGAATCATAATAAGAATCTCAGAATCTTGGTTTTAGGAGGCCTTGCTTCGAGTATAGGATTATATACCGCCGCTCTGGCAAAGCACATGGGGGCCGCCGAAATCGTTTATTTAGATACCGAAAAGAAGAGATTGGATTTGGCCGCTTCCTTCGGCGTTAAAGTGGAGCAAGTCTCGAAGTTTCCGAAAAGTTTCGGAAAATTTGATATAGTCGCGGACGCAAGCGGAAGCCCGGAAGGATGGGATTGCGGCTTGCGTTCTCTCGACGTGGACGGAATTTTCGGTTCTGCTTCCATTTTTTGGACGAATACTTTGCCGATTCCTTATTTAGATCTTTATAATAATGGGGCATCCATCCGTATCGGTCGAGTTCGATCCAGGGAATGGATGCCGGAGATATTGCGCCTGGTAGAAGAGGAAGGTTTTGATCCTTCCAAAGTCACTACTAAAAAGGCAAGTTGGAAAGATGCGGGCGAAGCATTCCTGGAGGAAGAAACCAAATTAATCGTCGTTCGATAG
- a CDS encoding TetR/AcrR family transcriptional regulator, protein MEKRKVPIANHEGPYERLVGTAIRLIYSQGYAGTSVNQVIGESDSHKASFYRYFQTKEDLGREYLKIQATNFRNSWERLMARSATPVEFINRWMALLNKQVREKKYFGCPLARFMGSLDQPDQAWVNQGAEVLESWIHCLETYFEENITRGLLPRTFPARKKAERLMKLFQANSQFYMITGNSKFFKELQEEMIGELT, encoded by the coding sequence ATGGAAAAAAGAAAAGTTCCGATCGCAAATCACGAGGGTCCTTACGAACGCCTCGTAGGAACCGCGATTAGATTGATCTATTCCCAGGGTTATGCGGGGACTTCCGTAAATCAGGTCATCGGGGAATCGGATTCCCACAAGGCTAGTTTTTACAGATACTTTCAAACCAAAGAGGATCTGGGAAGAGAATACTTGAAAATCCAAGCGACCAATTTCCGGAATAGCTGGGAGCGATTAATGGCGAGATCCGCAACTCCGGTCGAATTTATAAATCGCTGGATGGCCTTGTTGAATAAGCAGGTGCGTGAAAAAAAATATTTCGGATGTCCCCTCGCAAGATTCATGGGAAGCCTGGACCAACCCGACCAGGCCTGGGTCAATCAGGGCGCCGAAGTATTAGAATCCTGGATTCATTGTTTGGAAACTTATTTCGAAGAAAACATAACCCGGGGATTATTGCCTCGAACGTTTCCGGCCAGAAAAAAGGCGGAACGTTTGATGAAGTTATTTCAGGCGAATTCCCAATTTTATATGATAACCGGGAATTCGAAATTCTTTAAGGAATTGCAGGAAGAAATGATCGGAGAATTAACGTAA
- a CDS encoding phage holin family protein, which produces MAKLLLSLALQSLVILYVFPLINPLFRLSGSFWDALIIALFFGFLNFILRWLLVIFTLGLGYLFYILTLGVAGLIVNAVVLLMIGDIFPGKIFVPSFFSAFVGGAVLALANYVAKRETGNEDSNQNRN; this is translated from the coding sequence ATGGCCAAATTACTGCTTTCTTTAGCGCTTCAATCATTAGTTATTCTTTATGTATTTCCTTTGATAAATCCGCTTTTTCGGCTTTCGGGAAGTTTTTGGGATGCGTTGATTATCGCATTGTTTTTCGGATTTCTAAATTTCATATTGAGATGGTTGTTGGTGATTTTTACCCTTGGTTTGGGTTATTTATTTTATATCCTGACTCTCGGAGTCGCGGGATTGATCGTTAACGCCGTGGTTCTACTCATGATCGGAGATATTTTTCCGGGAAAGATTTTTGTACCGAGCTTTTTCTCGGCTTTTGTGGGCGGAGCGGTTCTCGCTTTGGCGAACTACGTGGCAAAGAGGGAAACAGGTAACGAGGATTCGAATCAGAATCGGAATTAA